The Rhizobium rosettiformans genomic sequence CGCGGTTTTTTTTGCCCGGCACAGAGCGCCGAGAGCCGCAACATCCGGGAATGGGAAAAACTTACTCGGCAGCGAGGGCCCGGTCGCCGGCATAGTCGGCGACGAAGTCTGCCATCTGCTCCATGAACACCGCGAGCGAGCCGGCCAGCGCATCGAAGTCCGAGCGCTTTTCGAGCGTCGTCTCGTCGATATAGATCGAGCGGTTGACCTCGATCTGCAGAGCGTGCAGCCCACGGGCCGGACGGCCGTAATGCTCGGTGATGAAGCCCCCTGCATACGGCTTGTTGCGCACGGCCGTAAAGCCGAGATCCTCGAAGAACTGCAAAGCGGCCTGACTGAGCTCGGCGGAAGCACTCGTCCCGTAACGGTCGCCGACGATGAAATCGGGCTTCAGGCCGCTCCCGGCCACCCGAATATTGCCGGGCATGGAATGGCAGTCGATCAACACGCCGAAACCGAACATCGCATGGGTCCGGGCAATCAGCCGGCGCAGACAGACATGATAGGGCTTGTAACAACTCTCGATCCGCTCCATGGCGACCGACAGCGGCATGCGGCGCTCGTAGATCTCCATATTCTCGGCAACGATGCGCGGGATCGTGCCGAGCCCACCCGCGACACGCGCGGAATTGCTGTTGGCAAAGGGCGGTAGCGGATCGGAAAACATCCGGGGATCGAGCTCGTAGGGCTCGCGGTTGACGTCGACATAGGCGCGGGGGAAATGCGCAACGAGCATCGGCGCGCCGAATCCGGGCGCAGCCGAGAACAGCTCGTCGACATAATGATCCTCT encodes the following:
- a CDS encoding N-formylglutamate amidohydrolase, producing MTNEIELFEVREPAIQTIPFVYNSPHSGRHYPTTFLGESRLDEISIRRSEDHYVDELFSAAPGFGAPMLVAHFPRAYVDVNREPYELDPRMFSDPLPPFANSNSARVAGGLGTIPRIVAENMEIYERRMPLSVAMERIESCYKPYHVCLRRLIARTHAMFGFGVLIDCHSMPGNIRVAGSGLKPDFIVGDRYGTSASAELSQAALQFFEDLGFTAVRNKPYAGGFITEHYGRPARGLHALQIEVNRSIYIDETTLEKRSDFDALAGSLAVFMEQMADFVADYAGDRALAAE